Genomic segment of Mycolicibacterium sarraceniae:
CGATGACGAGATGATCGTCTCGGGCGGTGAGAACGTCTTCCCGGCCGAGGTCGAGGATCTCATCAGCGGGCATCCCGATGTCGTCGAGGCGACCGCGCTCGGTGTCGACGACCCCGATTGGGGTGCGCGGTTGCGGGCGTTCGTCGTGCTGCGGGAACAAGCCGACCTCAGCGAGGATGCCGTCAAGAACTATGTGCGCGAACACCTTGCGCGCTACAAGGTGCCGCGCGAGGTGGTCTTCCTGGCCGAGTTGCCACGCAACCCGACCGGCAAGATCCTCAAGCGCGAGCTGCGCGAGATCGAAGTCCAGTAGCTCGCGGCAAGGCCTACGGGTCGCGGGGCAGGCCCAGCAGCCGCTCGGCGATGATGTTGAGCTGGACCTCCGACGTGCCGCCGTAGATGGTCGTCGACCGGCTGCTCAGCAGCCACTGCGCCCACTTACCCTGCAGCGCGTCGGGATCGCCGATGGCGCCGTCGATCCCGAACGATGACACCGCGAATTCGGCATAACCCTGCCCGGTGCGCATCGACAGCAGCTTCGAGATCGCGGCCGACGGCATCGCGTCACCGCCGGCGAGCGTCACCAGGGTCGAGCGCAGGTTCAGCAACTTGGCGGCGTGCCCCTCGGCGATTAGCTCCCCGGCCCGGTGATGGCCGATCTGATCGAAGTGGCCCTTACTGACGAAGTCGACGAACCCGTCGAGGTTGGCCAGGAATCCGGGCTCGCTGCTGCCGATCGAAACACGTTCGGCGGTCAGGGTATTGCGGCTGACTTCCCACCCGCGGTCCACCTCACCGAGCACCAGTTCATCCGGGACGAAGACGTCGTCGATGAACACGGTGTTGAACATCGCGTGACCGGTGAGCTCGCGCAGCGGCTTGACCTCAACCCCGTCACTCTTCATATCGAGTAGGAAGTAGCTGATGCCGGCATGTTTCGGCGCGCTCGGGTTGGTCCGCGCCAGCAGCGCACCCCACTGCGCGAACTGGGCGCCGGTGGTCCAGATTTTCTGGCCGGTGATCCGCCAGCCGCCGTCGACCTTGGTGGCCTTGGTGGTCAGGCTGGCCAGGTCGGACCCGGCACCCGGCTCGGAAAACAGCTGGCACCAGATCATCTCGCCGCGGAAGGTGGGCGGCAGGAAGCGTTGCTTCTGCTCATCGGTGCCGAACGCCACGATCGACGGGATCAGCCAGGCCGCGATACCCATCTGCGGGCGCTTGACCTGCCCGGTGGCGAACTCCTGGGCGATGAGGATCTGTTCGATCGGTGTGGCCGCCCGGCCCCACGGCTTGGGCAGGTGCGGCTGCACCCAGCCGGCCTCGGCGATCGCCGACTTACGGTCTTCCCGCGGAATCGCCTTGAGCGCAGCCACTTCTGCGCGGATAGCGGCGCGCAGCTGCTCGGTCTCGGGGTCGAGGTCGATGTTGATCGCCCGCATGCCCGTACTCGTCGCGGTGTCGAACACCTTCTGCTGATACTCGGATGAGCGCCCGAATGCGGCAACCAGGCCCAGCGTGCGCCGGTAGTAAACGTTCGTGTCGTGCTCCCAGGTGAAGCCGATCCCGCCGTGCACCTGGATGCAGTCCTGCGCGCAGTGCTGGGCGGCAGCCGGGGCCAGGCTGGCTGCCACCGCTGCGGCGAACTCGTACGCGGTTTGGTCGTTGTCCCAAGCCTTCTCGGCGGCCTCATCCAACGCCCGGGCAGCGTCCCACACCGCTGCCGTGGCCCGCTCGGTGGTCGCGATCATCTCCGCACACTTGTGCTTGATGGCCTGGAACTGGCCGATCGGACGGCCGAACTGTTCGCGGATCTTCGCGTAGGCGGCGGCGGTGTCGGTGGCCCAGCGGGCGATGCCGACGGCCTCGGCCGACAGCAGCGTAGTGACGATCGCCCGTCCGGTCGGCTGGGACAGATTGGACAGCACCCGATCGGCGGTGACTTCGACGGCGTTGGCCCGCACGTGCGCCACCGGGCGCAGCAGGTCCACCGATTTGACCGGCTCGATCTCCAGGTGATCGGCGTCCAGGATCACCCACTCCACACCGCTGTCGATGGCGACCGGCAAGACCAGGATCGATGCCTGTGCAGCGGCGGGCACCGAGCGGGCTTCGCCGCGGATGACCAGCGTGTGGTCCTGACGGGTCGCGGTCAGGCCGGACTCGAGCGCGCAGGTGGCGATGAGCTCCCCGGCAGCCAGCTGGCTCAGGAGCTTGGCGTCAGGATCGTGGGCCGAGATCAGGGCGCTGGCGATTGCCGATGGCACGAACGGCCCGGGCACCGCGCCGTAGCCGAACTCGGCAATCACGATTGCCAGCTCGAGCAGCCCGAAGCCCTGGCCGTCCACTGACTCGGCGAGGTGCAGGCCGTGCAGCCCCTGCTCGGCGGCGGCTTTCCAGAACGGCGGCGGGTTGGGCACCGGCGTCTCCAGCGCGGCATACCGGATCTCCGCCGATGACACGCGTGTGACCAGGGATTTCACCGAATCCGCGAGGTCGTTGTGCTCGGGTGTGATCGCGATGGGCATGGTTGGAAGCCTTCCCTATTAACCGGTGGGTTGGTAGCCAGGCTACCTGTCCGGCTGTGTGCTCCGATCCGGGGTTGCGCGCAGGACCACCACCACGACCGCCGACACCAGCATGATGATTCCCACCGCCCACATGCCGGCCTTGTCATTGCCGGTGAACTGGTTGAGAGCACCGGTCGCGTAGGGCGCGGCGAACCCGCCCAGGTTGCCGATCGAGTTGATCAGGCCGATCCCGCCGGCGGCGGCCGCCCCGGTGAGGAACTGTGCCGGCAGCGCCCAGAAACTGGGAATCGCGCTGAACACCCCCATGGCGGCGATGCTCACCGGGATCATCACCAACAGTGGGCTGTGTAGATACAGTGCGATGGGAATCGCCAAGCCGCCCAATCCCATTGGGATCGCCACGTGCCAGACGTGTTCACCCTTGCGGTCGGCGTGGCGGGACCACAGGTACATGGCGATCGCAGCCAGCGTGTAGGGCACCGCGGTGATCAGGCCGACCTGCACGATCGACAGGTGCACGTTGAACATCTGCTTGAAGCCCGAGACGATCGACGGGAGAAAGAAAGCCAGTGCATACAGGCCGTAGGCGACGCCGAAGTAGACCAGCGACAGCGCCCAGATGCGCGGGCTGGTCAGCGCCCGGCGCAGCGGGACGTCGAAAACGCCTGCGACATCGCGTTCCTCGTCGGCCAGCACATCGACCAGCCATTGCCGTTCGTCGGGTTGAAGCCAGTGCGCGTCAGCCGGCCGATCGGTGAGATAGAACCAGCAGATGATGCCCAGAATGATCGCGGGCAAGCCGACACCGATCATCATGAACTGCCAGCCGGCCAATCCGAACAGCCCCTCGCCGGCCTGGATCATCCACGCTGCCAACGGAGTTCCGATCGCCGCGGCGATCGGACTGGCCATCATGAACAACGCCACCATCCGGACCCGGTAGGCGCCTGGGAACCAGCGGGTGAGATAGAAGATCACGCCGGGGAACAGCCCTGCCTCGGCCACGCCGAGCAGGAATCGCAAAACCAAAAGGGTGGCCGCATTGGGCGCGAATCCGATTGCCACTGCGACGATTCCCCATGACACCGCGATCCGGGCCAGCCAGCGCCGGGCACCGAATCGCTCAAGGGCCAAGTTGGATGGCACCTCGACCAGCACGTAGCCAATGAAAAAGACGCCCGAGGCCAGCCCGAACATGCTCGCGGTCAGTTGGAGGTGCTCGCTGATATCGGCCTTGGCGATGCCGAGATTGGTGCGATCGAGGTAGTTGACGAAGTACAGCGCCATCAAGAACGGCACCACGCGGATGATGACTTTGCGCAGCGTCCGTGTCTCCAGTGATTTCTCACCGATCGATACGCTTGCCATCCTGCCTCCCGTTGACGACGTTGACCAGAGTGTCGCCGTCGCGCAGGCGACGGCAGTTATCCACGGCCTGAACGAGATACCGGCGCATGGTGTCGGCGGTGAACCAGGTGACGTGTGGTGTGACCACGACATTGTCGAGGCCAAGCAGCGGATTGGCGGGGTCGACGGGTTCTTCGGCAAACACATCGAGCCCGGCGGCGGCGAGCCTGCCGCTGCGCAGCGCGTCCACGAGGGCGGCCTCATCGATGACGCCGCCACGAGAAGTGTTGACCAGTAACGCGTGTGGTTTCATCGCGGCCAGCGCGGCGCGGTTGATCAGCTTGTCGGTGGCTGGCGTCAAAGGCAGATGCAGGCTGACGATATCGCTCTCGGCGAGGAGGTCCGGTAGCGGACGCCACGCGTCGGTGCCATCGTCCGCGGTATTGGTGTGCAGGACGGTACCGCCCATCGCGTGCACGATCTGTTCGACGCGTTTGGCGATATTGCCGTAGCCCACTAATCCCACTGTGCAACTGCCGATATCACGTACCGTCTCGCCGAGCGTGGCGTCCGTGGGCCAGCCGAGGCCCTGCCGGGTGGCGCGGTCGAGTGCGGGCAGTCGCCGCAGCGCGGCCAGCATCAGCAGCACTGCGCCTTCGGCCACCGAGGGTGCATTGGCACCGGGCATGTTGGCCACCGCAATGCCCAACTCGGTCGCGGCGTCGACGTCGATCGTGTTCACACCGGCGCCCAGTTTGTGCACCAGCCGTAATCTCGGACCGAGGCGCAGTTCCGCACCGGGCAGCGGCCGCAGCACGTGCCAGATCACCTCTGCCTCGGGTAGTTCGCGGTGCAACGTCTGGTCGTCGTCTTCGTGGCACCACCGGACGTCGAGCCAATCTGATTCGGGCGCAACGATATCCAACACCCTGCTGCTGGGGAGAAAATGCGCGAGCACTCTCACCGCCACCGTTTGGCGATCCATTTCGCGATCGTATCGGCCTGCTCGCCGCGCGCCCCCGGGGTGGTGAAGTAATGGTCGGTGTCGATCGAGCATTGGGTCTTGTCGGTGTTGGCCAGCGCGTCGAAGATCCGGTCGGCGTCCGACGGGAAGACCCCGGTGTCCTGATCGGCATTGACTACCAGGGACGGCACAGTGATGCGGGCCAGGTGGGGTTCGGCGCGCGTCTGGGCGGTCTTGAGACTCCACATGCCCAGCCAATTGCGCAGGGTGCAGGCGGCGGCGATACCGCGGGCGGAGCGGTTGGCCTTCTCGGGGACACCGGCGTAGCAGAGGTTGGGTTGCCGTCGGGTCGGTTCAATCGAGGGATCCACCATGCGGGGATCTGCCCAGGTCCGCATCACTGTGAACGGCCGGTCGGAGAACCCGGCGGCCTGCACTCGTTTGAGTTCGGTCTC
This window contains:
- a CDS encoding acyl-CoA dehydrogenase, with translation MPIAITPEHNDLADSVKSLVTRVSSAEIRYAALETPVPNPPPFWKAAAEQGLHGLHLAESVDGQGFGLLELAIVIAEFGYGAVPGPFVPSAIASALISAHDPDAKLLSQLAAGELIATCALESGLTATRQDHTLVIRGEARSVPAAAQASILVLPVAIDSGVEWVILDADHLEIEPVKSVDLLRPVAHVRANAVEVTADRVLSNLSQPTGRAIVTTLLSAEAVGIARWATDTAAAYAKIREQFGRPIGQFQAIKHKCAEMIATTERATAAVWDAARALDEAAEKAWDNDQTAYEFAAAVAASLAPAAAQHCAQDCIQVHGGIGFTWEHDTNVYYRRTLGLVAAFGRSSEYQQKVFDTATSTGMRAINIDLDPETEQLRAAIRAEVAALKAIPREDRKSAIAEAGWVQPHLPKPWGRAATPIEQILIAQEFATGQVKRPQMGIAAWLIPSIVAFGTDEQKQRFLPPTFRGEMIWCQLFSEPGAGSDLASLTTKATKVDGGWRITGQKIWTTGAQFAQWGALLARTNPSAPKHAGISYFLLDMKSDGVEVKPLRELTGHAMFNTVFIDDVFVPDELVLGEVDRGWEVSRNTLTAERVSIGSSEPGFLANLDGFVDFVSKGHFDQIGHHRAGELIAEGHAAKLLNLRSTLVTLAGGDAMPSAAISKLLSMRTGQGYAEFAVSSFGIDGAIGDPDALQGKWAQWLLSSRSTTIYGGTSEVQLNIIAERLLGLPRDP
- a CDS encoding MFS transporter encodes the protein MASVSIGEKSLETRTLRKVIIRVVPFLMALYFVNYLDRTNLGIAKADISEHLQLTASMFGLASGVFFIGYVLVEVPSNLALERFGARRWLARIAVSWGIVAVAIGFAPNAATLLVLRFLLGVAEAGLFPGVIFYLTRWFPGAYRVRMVALFMMASPIAAAIGTPLAAWMIQAGEGLFGLAGWQFMMIGVGLPAIILGIICWFYLTDRPADAHWLQPDERQWLVDVLADEERDVAGVFDVPLRRALTSPRIWALSLVYFGVAYGLYALAFFLPSIVSGFKQMFNVHLSIVQVGLITAVPYTLAAIAMYLWSRHADRKGEHVWHVAIPMGLGGLAIPIALYLHSPLLVMIPVSIAAMGVFSAIPSFWALPAQFLTGAAAAGGIGLINSIGNLGGFAAPYATGALNQFTGNDKAGMWAVGIIMLVSAVVVVVLRATPDRSTQPDR
- a CDS encoding 2-hydroxyacid dehydrogenase, coding for MDRQTVAVRVLAHFLPSSRVLDIVAPESDWLDVRWCHEDDDQTLHRELPEAEVIWHVLRPLPGAELRLGPRLRLVHKLGAGVNTIDVDAATELGIAVANMPGANAPSVAEGAVLLMLAALRRLPALDRATRQGLGWPTDATLGETVRDIGSCTVGLVGYGNIAKRVEQIVHAMGGTVLHTNTADDGTDAWRPLPDLLAESDIVSLHLPLTPATDKLINRAALAAMKPHALLVNTSRGGVIDEAALVDALRSGRLAAAGLDVFAEEPVDPANPLLGLDNVVVTPHVTWFTADTMRRYLVQAVDNCRRLRDGDTLVNVVNGRQDGKRIDR